Genomic segment of Peribacillus frigoritolerans:
CATTTTCTTGAAAAAATAATGATATTTCATTAAATATGCAATGAAATTCAGCACTTTAAGGGCAAAATTGACATAGTATGCCATTATTTTTTGCTCTAATCCCTATTTATGTCGCTTAAACCTTACACTTTTAATTAATGCAAGATTCATGCCAACTATAAAAAACATAAAAAACAGCGTTTTTCCACTTTTTCCGCAAAATATTTTTGCACTTCGATGCAAAATAATCTTGCTATGCAAATTTTATTTGCGCCTTTACTTCAATTCCTCTACAATAGCTCTAAGAAAAGAAGAAAAATGGGAGGCATTCATGAATTTAGATCAAATCATTAAAATAGATGGTTTCCAATCCATCCTCTATTCGCTTGTGGATGTAATCGATACAGGGATACATATAATCGATATAAAAGGACGGACCATTGTATATAACAAGAAAATGGCAGAAATTGAAGGAATGGATTCAGAAGAAGTGTTAGGGAAGAAGATTCACGAAATCTTTAAATTCAAGGAAGAAACGGAGAGTACATTAATAAGGGCACTTCATTCGGGTAAGACAACCGAGAACTCGAAGCAGACCTACTTCAATAATCTTGGTCAGGAAATTACAACAATCAATAATACGTTTCCGATTTTGGATCAAAAGCAAAATATCATCGGAGCAATTGAAGTTGCAAAGGATATAACGAATCTGGAAAGAATCATTAAAGATAATATCTTAAATAAGGGCGATACCAAATATACGTTTGACAGCATCATCGGAACGAGTGAAAATTTCCTGGAAGTCATAGAAAAGAGCAAGCGCTCGACCAGAACGGCATCCTCCATCCTCATCGTCGGGGAAACGGGCACAGGAAAAGAGCTCTTCGCCCAAAGCATCCATAATGGCAGCAGCCGTTCGACACATCCTTTCATCAGCCAAAACTGTGCTGCCCTGCCGGATAGTCTAATTGAGGGAATACTCTTCGGCACAAAGAAAGGCGCCTTCACCGGATCGATTGAAAGGCCTGGATTATTCGAACAGGCACAGGGCGGTACCATCCTGTTAGATGAAATCAACTCATTAAACCCGAACATGCAAGCGAAATTATTACGGGCCCTTCAAGAAAGGACGATTCGCCGTGTTGGGGATACAAAGGATAAAAAAATTGATGTTAGGGTCATTGCAACGATAAATGAAGATCCGATAGATGCCATTGCAAATGATCATTTACGCAAGGATTTATACTACCGATTAAGTGTCGTTTCGTTATTCATCCCGCCTCTTCGTGAACGGAAAGAGGATATTCCTTTGCTGGCGCAATCCTTCATCGAGAAATTCAATGCGCTGTTCGAATTGAATATAGAAGGGATCAGCGAAGAGGTCTACTCGCTTTTTTATGATTACGACTGGCCCGGGAACGTAAGGGAACTTGAACATATCATTGAGGGG
This window contains:
- a CDS encoding sigma-54 interaction domain-containing protein produces the protein MNLDQIIKIDGFQSILYSLVDVIDTGIHIIDIKGRTIVYNKKMAEIEGMDSEEVLGKKIHEIFKFKEETESTLIRALHSGKTTENSKQTYFNNLGQEITTINNTFPILDQKQNIIGAIEVAKDITNLERIIKDNILNKGDTKYTFDSIIGTSENFLEVIEKSKRSTRTASSILIVGETGTGKELFAQSIHNGSSRSTHPFISQNCAALPDSLIEGILFGTKKGAFTGSIERPGLFEQAQGGTILLDEINSLNPNMQAKLLRALQERTIRRVGDTKDKKIDVRVIATINEDPIDAIANDHLRKDLYYRLSVVSLFIPPLRERKEDIPLLAQSFIEKFNALFELNIEGISEEVYSLFYDYDWPGNVRELEHIIEGAMNLMEPGDTKIAITHLPALFRKKAHLEDIRPDRKENHENGDLQESTLSLDDYIAHTEKQYLEKILKEHGMNISKAAKALNISRQSLQYRLKKYQVK